A section of the Babylonia areolata isolate BAREFJ2019XMU chromosome 31, ASM4173473v1, whole genome shotgun sequence genome encodes:
- the LOC143276014 gene encoding uncharacterized protein LOC143276014, giving the protein MGLKRNALGYTLLLCCLLSVVLFRLSEGKRDSGNRAGRSGKQARGNRCKSKTTFTLKASDLKASPTILKCYKGPVVSASVVGIKGKCRGSSGFTRWNADRCTWNQTCQLTFKDQGMDSLAPGVTDNTCLGQVPDKLEYSYTCLKKKVVVTDTLGTFKKTKKRVGVVRSHKLFPWSYRNGVELGNVTFLRPRKPPGLTHLWISVHLYAIKNSDLMFLSWEGRSPRGGAHTVQAIRQLLPNDTLVSLPEVSAVVLTFYADYRHHHSDIGGEEKGFILCYQWLKPNTRPKKGSACSKVMVPAKCKSKRGRGGRRKAGKSGSRNKNNPRSRNNQRSRNDPRSPGSPRSSDKQRSRNNPRSPGSPRSSDKQRSRNNPRSPGSPRSSDKQRSRNNPRSTGSQRSRNNPRSTGNKRSRNSPRSPPNPRSPGNPRSRSSRGKRE; this is encoded by the exons atggggcTGAAGAGGAACGCCCTAGGGTACACCCTTCtcctctgctgtctgctgtctgttgtgctGTTTCGGCTGTCGGAGGGCAAGAGAGACAGCGGGAACAGGGCTGGCAGATCGGGCAAGCAAG CACGTGGGAACCGCTGTAAAAGCAAGACGACCTTCACCTTGAAGGCCAGTGACCTGAAGGCCTCTCCGACGATCCTGAAGTGCTACAAGGGCCCGGTGGTGTCGGCCAGCGTGGTGGGCATCAAGGGCAAGTGCCGGGGCAGTTCCGGCTTCACTCGGTGGAACG CCGACAGATGCACGTGGAACCAGACCTGTCAGCTGACCTTCAAGGACCAGGGAATGGATTCTCTGGCACCTGGGGTCACCGACAACACCTGTCTGGGGCAGGTGCCAGACAAGCTGGAGTACAGTTACACCTGTCTGAAGAAGAAAG TGGTGGTGACGGACACCCTGGGTACCTTCAAGAAGACCAAGAAGCGGGTGGGCGTGGTGCGGAGCCACAAGCTGTTCCCCTGGAGCTACCGCAACGGGGTGGAGCTGGGCAACGTCACCTTCCTCAGGCCCCGCAAGCCACCCGGCCTGACCCACCTCTGGATCTCt GTGCACCTGTACGCCATCAAGAACAGCGACCTGATGTTCCTGTCTTGGGAGGGGAGAAGCCCCAGGGGAGGAGCACACACGGTGCAGGCCATCCGCCAACTGCTGCCCAACGACACCCTCGTCTCCCTGCCAGAGGTCTCCGCCGTCGTCCTGACCTTCTACGCCGACTACCGTCACCACCACTCCGACAtcgggggagaggagaagggctTCATCCTGTGCTACCAGt GGCTGAAACCCAACACCAGGCCGAAGAAAGGCTCTGCCTGCAGTAAAGTGATGGTGCCAG CTAAATGCAAGAGTaaacgaggaagaggaggcaggCGCAAGGCCGGAAAATCGGGATCCCGCAACAAGAACAACCCCAGATCGCGCAACAACCAGAGGTCACGCAACGATCCAAGGTCACCCGGCAGCCCAAGGTCATCCGACAAGCAGAGGTCACGCAACAACCCAAGGTCACCCGGCAGCCCAAGGTCATCCGACAAGCAGAGGTCACGCAACAACCCAAGGTCACCCGGCAGCCCAAGGTCATCCGACAAGCAGAGGTCACGCAACAACCCAAGGTCAACCGGCAGCCAGAGGTCACGCAACAACCCAAGGTCAACCGGCAACAAGAGGTCACGCAACAGCCCAAGGTCACCCCCAAACCCGAGGTCACCCGGCAACCCAAGGTCACGCAGCAGCAGAGGTAAACGGGAATAG